TAAATATATTATCAACAACAACACTTATAGTATCAAAAATATTTCTATTGTATATAAATTTATGGTCATAGGCTGTAGTAGATGTAATTGTAAAATCATATCCCATATTTCTGTACCATTCAGTATAAACTCTATTTAAAGTAAATGAAACTATAGCTACTACATTTGCATAGATTGTTTCAGTTGGCCAAGTAGCGTATATTTCAGAACTTGCAACATTCTTAATATAATCTCTAAATGGAATCCAATAATTAGGTGCATTTTTATCACTTGGCATTCCATCGTGAACTATTATATATTCTGGAACTACGACATTAGATAAAACATATGGAACCTTTTTTAAATCATCTTCAAATATTTTAGGCTGATAATTTCCATACAATACGTTATCACCAATTTTATAAATTTTTTTACTGGAATTAGTGAAAGTAGAAATCTTAGATAGTGAAATGTTTTGAATCGCTTCTACAAGAGGAAGAATTTGAACTCCTTGTATTACAACGCTTTGATAACCATCTTTAGATATTGTTAATATATACGTACTATAAGCTCTAGGTGAATTAGGAACTTGAGAATAAATAAAATTTGGAGCATCTAATGAAACTTTTTTTACAATCCCAGACGAATTGGTAATGAGATTTTTATAAATGTATTTACTTTTGCTACTTCCTTCTTTAGGCATTGCACATATATTTATAGAAACTCCTTCAATTGGGAAGTTTGTAATTTCATCAGTTACTTTAATTGTCAACAATCCTTTATACAAAAAAATCCCCCCTAAATAATCTATTAATTTATATGTATGAATAAAATATTTAAAGTGTACCATTTGCAGTATCAAGTTAATTTTATGATGAAAATAGAATAAATTAAAAAATGTAAAAATTTTGAAAAACAGAAGGTAAAAAGGCACTCTATGTAGAATTATTATATTTGAAGTACATTTAAGTAAAGGCAGGGAGAACTTTATTAATGAAAAAAAAACGGGGAATGAAAAAATATATTTTTATATTCATATTTATTTTTATAATCTTTTTCCAAATGTTTAATTATAGGGTGGAAGCATATGAAGCATATGAAAAAGAATCAAGTGGATTTAATGTTTTGGTATTAAACTCATATAATCAAGGACATCACTGGGAAGCGGCTATAATGGATGGGCTCAAATCTTATTCTAAAAAAAATCCTGACGAAGGTATAAATTTTAAAATTGAATATCTAGATTTTAGAAATAATTATAATGATGAATATATAGAGTCATTAAAGCACATGTTAAATGAAAAGTACCCAAAGGGAAGTATAGATGCTATATATACTGTAAATGATGAGTCTTTTGAAGTGTTTAATAAAGAGGTACTAAATCCAAGTAGTAGTTTTTATAAAATTCCATTAGTATTTAGTGGAGTAGACGGAAAACTAGATGGAAGCAAAGAAGAAAAAAAATACATGGCAGGTATATATCATGGTGATGATAGCTTAAGTTTAATGAACTTGGTATATTCACTTAATCAAAAAACTGAAAATATAAATTTGATAGTTGAAAAGTCTAAGTATGGAGAGTCTGTAAAAAGCGAAATTAATAAACTGATAGACACTTATTTAAACAATCAAATAGATATAAATTATATACAAAGTAATTATACTGAAGATATAATATCTAAAATAAAAAAGTTAGATGATAAACCAGATACTATAAACATTATAGCTGGTGAATTTCAGTGCAAAAAATCAAGTGGATATGTAGAACCTAAGGATCTAATAAATGATATTAAAAAGTATAGTAGTGCACCTATATATTCAAATGACCAGACTTATTTACATGCAGGTATTCTTGGAGGACATGTAGATATAGGTCAAGAACAGGCAAAAATTATTTGTGATATGATAGTTAAAATAAAAAACGGAACTCCTATTGAAAAAATTGAGAATGAGATAGAGCCAAGTGCAAAAGCCTATGTAGATTATAAAAGTATATATGAATATGATATAGATCCTTTTGATGTAGGGACGAGCGTAAACTTAATAAATAAAGGGCAATATGAACTATTAGCTCCAAAGTGGATGAAACATTTATTACTTACTTTGCTTGTATTCTTTTTAATATCTATTGTATTTGTTGTTAAAGCATCTTCAAGATATAGAAAAGAAATTAAAAAACAACAAGAAGATGAAGAAAAGGCAAAGGAACGTGAAAAGTTAAAATCTGATTTCATAGTAAATTTAAGTCATGAATTAAGAACACCTATAAATATAATATTGGGCACGACTAAGCTTTTAGAATACAATATATCTAAGGGAAAAGCTAAAGAAGATGATATAATAGATAAGTTAGAAAATATAAATCAAAACTCATACAGATTATTAAAGATATCAAATAATATAATAGATATGACAAAAGCTGAATGTGGAATGCTAAGTTTAAACTTAGAAAACTGTAATATAGTTAGTGTAATAGAGGATGTTTTTGAATCAAGTATTGAGTTTGCTAAAATAAAAAATATAGGTATGATATTTGATACGAAATATGAAGAAATAAATACTGTTGTAGATGTTTATCAAATACAAAGAGTAGTATTGAATCTTTTATCAAATGCTATAAAATTTACAAATGAAAATGGAGTTGTAGATTTATCAATATTCAAGGATAAAGATGACATTATCATAGAAGTAAAAGATAATGGAGTAGGTATACCGGACAATAAATTAAAGTATATATTCCAAAGATTCTATCAAGTAGATAATTTATATACTAGAAAAAATGAAGGTAGTGGAATAGGACTTTGCATATCAAAAGAAATAGTAGAAATTCATGGAGGTAAGATAGAGATAGAAAGCAGATTAGGAGAAGGCTCGTTATTTAGAATGATTCTTCCTATAAAGATAGATGAAAGTTTACCAGAATATGATCCTTCAAATCATATAGATACAAATAAAATTGTGAATTTGGAGTTATCAGATATTTAAGTAACATAAAAAAAGAAGCTATTAAAATAGCTTCTTTTTTTATGTTATTCATTTATTTTCATTATAAACTTAACTTTACCATCCATATCTTTATTAAGCCCTGAGAAGTTATTATAGTCTTTAGAAAGTTTAACTATTTCATCTTTTACATCTACTAAACCTTGTATATCCGATAATTTAGTATTTCCCTCTTTGTATATTTTATCTAATCCTTCTTTCTTTAATTTATTAACTCCTTTATATAATTCATTAGATCCTTTTGCTAAGTCATTTGTTCCTTTTAAAAGTTTACTTGAATTATCATTTAAAGTTTTAGTACCACTAATTAAGCTTTTGCTACCTTGAGATAGTTGGTTAGTACCTTTGCTTAATTCACTAGTTCCTGCAGCTAACTTCTTACTACCATCTTCAAGTTTATTAGTAGCGGCTGATAATTGTTTTGAGCTACTACTTAAAGTTGAACCAGCATCTACTAAAGCCTTAAAATTAGAGTTAAAACTATTTGAACCAGATTTTAAGTTTTCTAGTCCAGCACTTAAGTTATTAGCCCCACTTACAGCATTGCCCATTCCATCTTTTAAACTATTTAGGCCACCCCTTTGACCTTCAGAAACTTGATTTAAAGAACCTGCTAATCCTCTTAATTGATTAGCAACTTCAGGATTAGATTCATCTAAAGCTCCTGCTATAT
The nucleotide sequence above comes from Paraclostridium bifermentans. Encoded proteins:
- a CDS encoding peptidoglycan-binding protein, whose protein sequence is MYKGLLTIKVTDEITNFPIEGVSINICAMPKEGSSKSKYIYKNLITNSSGIVKKVSLDAPNFIYSQVPNSPRAYSTYILTISKDGYQSVVIQGVQILPLVEAIQNISLSKISTFTNSSKKIYKIGDNVLYGNYQPKIFEDDLKKVPYVLSNVVVPEYIIVHDGMPSDKNAPNYWIPFRDYIKNVASSEIYATWPTETIYANVVAIVSFTLNRVYTEWYRNMGYDFTITSTTAYDHKFIYNRNIFDTISVVVDNIFNVYIQRPKGNPQPLLAQYCDGIQTQCPGKMTQWGSKYLGDQGYKFDEILRYYYGQDIGLQGTDMIKGVPSSFPGYTLTLWSTGEPVKTIQNQLNAIANAYPALPKVDVDGIYGPKTQESVRKFQEIFRMTQSGNVDFATWYAISKIYVAVTKIAEFEI
- a CDS encoding sensor histidine kinase; protein product: MKKYIFIFIFIFIIFFQMFNYRVEAYEAYEKESSGFNVLVLNSYNQGHHWEAAIMDGLKSYSKKNPDEGINFKIEYLDFRNNYNDEYIESLKHMLNEKYPKGSIDAIYTVNDESFEVFNKEVLNPSSSFYKIPLVFSGVDGKLDGSKEEKKYMAGIYHGDDSLSLMNLVYSLNQKTENINLIVEKSKYGESVKSEINKLIDTYLNNQIDINYIQSNYTEDIISKIKKLDDKPDTINIIAGEFQCKKSSGYVEPKDLINDIKKYSSAPIYSNDQTYLHAGILGGHVDIGQEQAKIICDMIVKIKNGTPIEKIENEIEPSAKAYVDYKSIYEYDIDPFDVGTSVNLINKGQYELLAPKWMKHLLLTLLVFFLISIVFVVKASSRYRKEIKKQQEDEEKAKEREKLKSDFIVNLSHELRTPINIILGTTKLLEYNISKGKAKEDDIIDKLENINQNSYRLLKISNNIIDMTKAECGMLSLNLENCNIVSVIEDVFESSIEFAKIKNIGMIFDTKYEEINTVVDVYQIQRVVLNLLSNAIKFTNENGVVDLSIFKDKDDIIIEVKDNGVGIPDNKLKYIFQRFYQVDNLYTRKNEGSGIGLCISKEIVEIHGGKIEIESRLGEGSLFRMILPIKIDESLPEYDPSNHIDTNKIVNLELSDI